The Spirochaeta lutea genomic sequence GCTGGTATTCCAGGAAAATCTGACTATCATGAATAGCTTGTTCAAGCTCCATGCCGAGGATGGTCTTACGCCTGGTATTACTCACCATGGTCGGTTCGAAGATCCTGAAGCAGGATTTACCGTCCTGTTTGGCCCGCAGCATGGCGATATGGGCGTTATCGATGGCAACATCGGAGTTGATTGACTTCTCGCCCAGGTATACACCGATACTCAGACCGACCCGAATCTCCTTACCCTGAAAGGAACAAACCGACTCAGAGCTGAGCAGTAACCGGTTGACCGCCGAAACCACCTCGCTATGGCTGCTCCGGTTCTCCAGGAGGATGAGGTACTGATCGCCCTCGAACCGTCCAACCGAATCGGAGGGTTTAACCTGGCTGACGAAGCCCAGACCGATGCGCTTTAGGAAATAATCCCCTGCCCTATGACCATACATGGTGTTGATGCTGGAGAAATTATCTAAACCGACGCAGATGACCGCATACCCCGCATCGGGGTTCATCCGGAGCCGTTCAATAGCACCGGATATCCGGTCTTCCATGATCACCCGGTTGGGCAGCCCCGTGAGGGAATCCTGGACAACCATACGCTGGAGCCGCTTTTCTGCATCCCGCTGCTCCGTGATGTCTCTAACCACAATGACGTAGAGCTCGGTGTCACCGATCTGGGTAACCGTTCTGGTCAGGGAGACGGGAAAGATGGTTCCATCTGCAGAGATATGGAATAAGGGGATTCGATCGCCCCCGGCAGCAAGAAATCGGCCCCAATCAACGGAATGATCAACCTGAAGATCCTGAAAGGAGCTTCCCAGCATCTGCTCCTTGGACCGACGGTAGAGAGCCTCGGCCGCAGGATTACAATCAACGATATTGGTTGAGCCTTTATCGAGAAGAAAAACCGGATCGGGCAAGGAGGTAATGAGGGTGCGGTAGTGCAACTCGCTCCGCACCAAATCTTCGGTCCGTTTGGCGACTTCCCGTTCGAGATTGCTGTTGGTTTGGATCATCTCCCGTTCTTGCTGGGATTTATACAAGGTTAGGTGGATGACCAATTCCAATTCCCGCTTTCTAATGGGAGTCAGAATGAATCCGAAGGAGTGGCTGTTTTCCGCCTGAGAGCGCAGTTCCTCATCCGAGCGGTTGGTTACATATACAATGGGAAGATCAAGGTGGTCATGGAGATCTTGGGCCAGTGCGACCCCCTGGGATGGCCCGCAAAAATCAACATCAAGAATTAGCAGATCTATTTCTTCCAGGGTGGTGGTAGAAATAAAATCCTGAACGGTTTCTGCCCTGCCGAT encodes the following:
- a CDS encoding putative bifunctional diguanylate cyclase/phosphodiesterase, yielding MSNTSIASQLTAALEELEYTIIGRAETVQDFISTTTLEEIDLLILDVDFCGPSQGVALAQDLHDHLDLPIVYVTNRSDEELRSQAENSHSFGFILTPIRKRELELVIHLTLYKSQQEREMIQTNSNLEREVAKRTEDLVRSELHYRTLITSLPDPVFLLDKGSTNIVDCNPAAEALYRRSKEQMLGSSFQDLQVDHSVDWGRFLAAGGDRIPLFHISADGTIFPVSLTRTVTQIGDTELYVIVVRDITEQRDAEKRLQRMVVQDSLTGLPNRVIMEDRISGAIERLRMNPDAGYAVICVGLDNFSSINTMYGHRAGDYFLKRIGLGFVSQVKPSDSVGRFEGDQYLILLENRSSHSEVVSAVNRLLLSSESVCSFQGKEIRVGLSIGVYLGEKSINSDVAIDNAHIAMLRAKQDGKSCFRIFEPTMVSNTRRKTILGMELEQAIHDSQIFLEYQPIHTIGSGELQGFEALLRWFHPQRGLISPSEFIPIAEETGKIVPLGQWVFKQACLAGARWVAEGMMSPTQTLSINISGKQFYHDGLVSWIDEALAESGFSPGQIKIEITETEAMHNAMHTVDILHQLRQRGIRISIDDFGTGFSSLSYLQQFPVDTLKIDLSFIRRLEKNFTNIKITETIINLSHTLGLDVIAEGVETLRQLDILKGLGCDFGQGWLWSHALKPKDVEIYLQQDAEITQASASDRDA